A section of the Sphaerobacter thermophilus DSM 20745 genome encodes:
- a CDS encoding hydroxyacid-oxoacid transhydrogenase codes for MAYETAFTMDTSSIKYGPGVTREVGHDMAALGARRVMVVTDPRVAQTEAVAVTMESLRNAGIDAVLYDQVRVEPTDVSFKEAIRFAEEGRFDGYVAVGGGSSMDTAKAANLYATYPADFLAYVNQPIGEGRPVPGPLKPLIAIPTTAGTGSETTGVAIFDLTEMHAKTGIAHRALRPVMGIIDPNNTRSLPPMVAACSGFDVLSHAIESYTALPYNRREAPPSLALRPAYQGANPISDIWAREAIERVSRYIVRAVEDPDDEEARGQMLLAAAFAGIGFGNAGVHLPHGMSYPVSGMVRDYIPEGYPKDHPIIPHGMSVILHTPAVVRFTAPANPERHLEAARLMGVDTRGAGPEDAGDLLAGAIIKLMRRLGMPNGLHAVGFERDDIDALVAGTLPQHRVTKLSPRPAGEAELRQLFLDSMRCW; via the coding sequence ATGGCGTACGAGACCGCCTTCACCATGGACACATCGAGCATCAAGTACGGCCCCGGCGTCACCCGCGAGGTGGGGCACGACATGGCCGCACTCGGCGCGCGGCGCGTCATGGTGGTGACTGACCCGCGCGTGGCGCAGACCGAAGCGGTGGCGGTGACGATGGAGTCGCTGCGAAACGCCGGGATCGACGCCGTGCTCTACGATCAGGTACGCGTGGAGCCGACCGACGTCTCCTTCAAGGAGGCGATCCGCTTCGCCGAGGAGGGCCGGTTCGACGGCTACGTGGCCGTCGGCGGCGGGTCGTCCATGGACACCGCCAAAGCGGCCAACCTGTACGCCACCTACCCGGCCGACTTCCTCGCCTACGTCAACCAGCCGATCGGCGAGGGGCGACCGGTGCCCGGCCCGCTCAAGCCGTTGATCGCCATTCCGACCACCGCCGGGACCGGCAGTGAGACGACCGGCGTGGCCATCTTCGATCTGACCGAGATGCACGCCAAGACCGGCATCGCCCACCGCGCGCTGCGGCCGGTGATGGGCATCATCGACCCGAACAACACGCGCTCCCTCCCGCCGATGGTGGCCGCCTGCTCCGGGTTCGACGTGCTGAGCCACGCCATCGAGTCGTACACGGCCCTGCCCTACAACCGGCGGGAAGCGCCGCCGTCGCTGGCGCTCCGCCCGGCCTATCAGGGTGCCAACCCGATCAGCGACATCTGGGCGCGCGAGGCGATCGAGCGCGTCTCGCGCTACATCGTGCGCGCGGTCGAGGACCCGGACGATGAGGAAGCGCGCGGGCAGATGCTCCTGGCTGCTGCCTTCGCGGGGATCGGCTTCGGCAACGCCGGGGTCCACCTGCCCCACGGCATGTCGTACCCGGTCTCCGGTATGGTGCGCGACTACATCCCCGAAGGCTATCCCAAGGACCACCCGATCATTCCGCACGGGATGTCGGTCATCTTGCACACCCCGGCGGTGGTGCGGTTCACCGCGCCGGCCAACCCGGAGCGGCACCTGGAAGCGGCGCGGCTGATGGGCGTCGACACCCGCGGCGCCGGTCCGGAGGACGCCGGCGATCTCCTGGCCGGGGCCATCATCAAGTTGATGCGGCGGCTCGGGATGCCCAACGGCCTGCACGCCGTGGGGTTCGAGCGCGACGACATCGACGCGCTGGTGGCAGGCACCCTGCCCCAGCACCGCGTCACCAAGCTGTCACCGCGCCCCGCCGGGGAGGCCGAACTGCGCCAGCTCTTCCTCGACTCCATGCGCTGCTGGTAG
- a CDS encoding isoamylase early set domain-containing protein produces the protein MIKKEYTKTGRSCRVTFELPPGSAERSVSVVGDFNDWNEEATPLKRRRDGSFSTTISAKPGRRYHFRYLIDGHRWENDPAADGYAPNPFGTEDSVIEV, from the coding sequence ATGATCAAAAAGGAGTACACGAAGACTGGCCGCTCTTGCCGCGTGACGTTCGAGCTGCCACCAGGCAGCGCCGAGCGGTCGGTCTCCGTGGTGGGGGACTTCAACGATTGGAACGAGGAGGCCACTCCCTTGAAGCGGCGGCGCGACGGCAGCTTCAGCACGACCATCTCGGCCAAGCCCGGGCGCCGCTACCACTTCCGCTACCTCATCGACGGCCACCGCTGGGAGAACGACCCGGCGGCGGACGGGTACGCCCCCAACCCCTTCGGCACCGAGGACTCGGTCATCGAGGTCTAG
- the glgX gene encoding glycogen debranching protein GlgX, producing the protein MTATVRKIRPGKPFPLGATWDGEGVNFALYSEHATGVQLCLFDESGETEIERIPLREVTAHIWHAYILGLGPGQRYGFRVSGPFAPEEGHRFNPNKLLLDPYARAISGNVNWDAPVFGYPLGHADEDLAFDEQDDAWGMPKSVVVHPYFDWGDDHPPRIPWHQSIIYEVHVKGFTARNPDVPPEERGTYAGLASPASIQYLKELGVTAVELLPVHAFLDDMHLVERGLRNYWGYNTIGYFAPEARYSSSGDSGGQVAEFKRMVRELHRADIEVILDVVYNHSAEGNHLGPTLNFRGIDNRSYYKLVPDNPRYYQDYTGTGNSLNVGHPQVLRLIMDSLRYWILEMHVDGFRFDLAATLARELHDVDRLSAFFDIIHQDPVISQVKLIAEPWDVGEGGYQVGNFPILWAEWNGKYRDAVRRYWRGDEAQVAELGYRLTGSSDLYASDGRRPYASINFVTAHDGFTLRDLVSYNQKHNEANGEDNRDGTDDNLSWNCGVEGPTDDPEINALRAQQQRNFLATLLFSQGVPMICGGDEIGRTQHGNNNAYCQDNEISWYDWELDDERRTLLEFTRRLIATRLQHPALHRRKFFQGRRIRGSDVRDITWLRPDGGEMTEAEWEANWVRTLGVRLDGRALDEVDERGDPIVDDTLLLLLNAHADTVPMTLPPPLPGAAWEVVVDTAQPDLEPGERRLDASEPYQLSGRSLALLREVTPDDSE; encoded by the coding sequence GTGACGGCAACCGTACGAAAAATCCGCCCGGGAAAGCCGTTCCCGCTGGGCGCCACCTGGGACGGCGAAGGCGTCAATTTCGCGCTCTACTCCGAGCACGCTACCGGGGTCCAGCTCTGCCTGTTCGACGAGTCGGGCGAAACCGAGATCGAACGCATCCCCCTGCGTGAGGTCACCGCCCACATCTGGCATGCCTACATCCTCGGGCTCGGCCCAGGCCAGCGCTACGGCTTCCGGGTGTCCGGGCCGTTTGCGCCGGAAGAGGGGCATCGATTCAACCCTAACAAGCTGCTGCTCGACCCGTATGCCCGCGCCATCAGCGGCAACGTCAACTGGGACGCCCCGGTCTTCGGCTACCCGCTCGGCCATGCGGATGAGGATCTGGCGTTCGACGAGCAGGATGACGCCTGGGGCATGCCCAAATCGGTCGTGGTGCATCCCTACTTCGACTGGGGCGACGACCACCCGCCGCGCATTCCCTGGCACCAGTCGATCATCTACGAGGTCCACGTCAAGGGCTTCACCGCCCGCAACCCCGACGTGCCGCCCGAAGAGCGCGGCACCTACGCCGGCCTGGCTTCGCCCGCGAGCATCCAGTACCTGAAGGAGCTCGGCGTCACGGCGGTGGAACTGCTGCCGGTGCACGCCTTCCTCGACGACATGCACCTGGTCGAGCGCGGCCTGCGCAACTACTGGGGCTACAACACGATCGGTTACTTCGCGCCGGAGGCGCGCTACTCCAGCAGCGGCGATAGCGGCGGGCAGGTGGCGGAGTTCAAGCGCATGGTGCGTGAGCTCCACCGGGCGGATATCGAGGTCATCCTGGACGTGGTCTACAACCACAGCGCCGAGGGGAATCACCTGGGGCCGACCCTGAACTTCCGCGGCATCGACAACCGCAGCTACTACAAGCTCGTGCCGGACAACCCGCGCTACTACCAGGACTACACCGGGACCGGCAACAGCCTGAACGTCGGTCATCCGCAGGTCCTGCGCCTCATCATGGACAGCCTGCGCTACTGGATTCTGGAGATGCACGTCGACGGCTTCCGCTTCGACCTCGCGGCCACCCTGGCGCGCGAACTGCACGATGTGGACCGCCTCTCCGCCTTCTTCGACATCATCCACCAGGATCCGGTGATCTCCCAGGTGAAGCTCATCGCCGAGCCGTGGGACGTCGGCGAAGGCGGATACCAGGTCGGCAACTTCCCCATCCTCTGGGCCGAGTGGAACGGGAAGTACCGCGACGCGGTGCGCCGGTATTGGCGCGGCGACGAGGCACAGGTCGCCGAACTCGGCTACCGGCTGACCGGCAGCAGCGACCTGTACGCCAGCGACGGCCGCCGCCCGTACGCCAGCATCAACTTCGTGACGGCGCACGACGGCTTCACCCTGCGCGACCTCGTGAGCTACAACCAGAAGCACAACGAGGCCAACGGGGAAGACAACCGGGACGGCACCGACGACAACCTCTCCTGGAACTGCGGCGTCGAGGGCCCAACCGACGACCCGGAGATCAACGCGCTGCGTGCCCAGCAGCAGCGGAACTTCCTCGCCACGTTGCTCTTCTCCCAGGGCGTGCCGATGATCTGCGGGGGCGACGAGATCGGCCGCACCCAGCACGGCAACAACAACGCCTACTGCCAGGACAACGAGATCAGTTGGTACGACTGGGAACTCGACGACGAGCGGCGCACGCTCCTCGAGTTCACCCGGCGCCTGATCGCGACCCGGCTCCAGCATCCCGCGCTGCACCGCCGCAAGTTCTTCCAGGGGCGGCGCATCCGCGGGTCGGACGTCCGTGACATCACCTGGCTCCGGCCCGACGGGGGTGAGATGACCGAGGCCGAGTGGGAGGCGAACTGGGTGCGAACGCTCGGGGTACGCCTCGATGGCCGCGCACTGGACGAGGTGGACGAGCGCGGTGACCCGATCGTCGACGACACCCTCCTCCTGCTGCTCAACGCGCACGCGGACACCGTCCCGATGACGCTGCCACCGCCCCTCCCGGGCGCCGCCTGGGAGGTGGTAGTCGACACGGCCCAGCCAGATCTGGAGCCCGGCGAACGCCGGCTAGACGCCAGCGAGCCGTACCAGCTCAGCGGTCGCTCGCTCGCGCTGCTGCGCGAGGTCACGCCTGATGACAGCGAGTGA
- a CDS encoding MFS transporter, with amino-acid sequence MSQPVASKLHPPRAARLAVATMFFVAGAGQGNWVVRIPDVQQSLGLSPGALGVALFGLPLGLLVGVPASGWASVRWGSRSVTVVAALGYCATLVLPSLAWSGATLLAALVLFGIASGSLDVAMNTQAVAVEARYERPIMSSFHAVFSGGGLAGSAVGGAVAAFGVGPFFHLASAGLVLGAMVAVAAGRLLPATVESRERESRRRLRPSWRMLALGTIAFCVLMGEGAVADWSAVFLRQDVGAGAALAGAGFAAFSLAMAGGRLVGDVLNARLGAVALLRLGGAVAGAGMALALVPDGAALSILGFGLVGAGLSTLFPTVIGAAGRMRDAPTGTVIATITALGYFGFLAGPPLIGLLADVAGLRAALSVVVALALLVVAFAGSARD; translated from the coding sequence GTGAGCCAGCCGGTCGCGTCCAAACTGCACCCGCCGCGAGCGGCCCGCCTCGCCGTGGCAACCATGTTCTTCGTCGCCGGTGCGGGCCAGGGCAACTGGGTCGTGCGCATCCCGGACGTGCAGCAGTCGCTCGGCCTCAGCCCGGGCGCGCTCGGGGTGGCTCTGTTCGGACTGCCGCTGGGCTTGCTGGTCGGAGTCCCCGCTTCAGGGTGGGCGAGCGTCCGTTGGGGCAGCAGGTCCGTCACGGTCGTGGCGGCGCTCGGCTACTGCGCCACGCTGGTGCTGCCGTCACTGGCCTGGAGTGGCGCCACCCTGCTCGCCGCGCTCGTCCTCTTCGGGATCGCGAGCGGGTCGCTGGACGTGGCGATGAACACGCAGGCGGTGGCCGTCGAGGCACGCTACGAGCGGCCGATCATGTCCTCGTTTCACGCCGTCTTCAGTGGGGGCGGGCTGGCGGGGTCGGCCGTCGGCGGCGCGGTCGCGGCGTTCGGCGTGGGACCGTTCTTCCACCTGGCGAGCGCGGGGTTGGTGCTCGGGGCCATGGTGGCAGTGGCCGCGGGGCGCCTTCTCCCGGCTACTGTCGAGTCACGGGAGCGGGAGTCGCGGCGACGGCTGCGGCCATCCTGGCGGATGCTTGCCCTGGGCACGATCGCCTTCTGCGTGCTCATGGGCGAGGGTGCGGTGGCAGATTGGAGCGCCGTGTTCCTGCGGCAGGACGTGGGTGCGGGGGCGGCGCTCGCCGGGGCAGGGTTTGCAGCCTTCTCGCTGGCGATGGCTGGAGGCAGGCTGGTGGGTGACGTCCTCAACGCCCGGCTCGGTGCGGTGGCCCTCCTGCGCCTTGGCGGCGCGGTCGCGGGCGCCGGGATGGCGCTGGCGCTGGTGCCGGACGGCGCGGCGCTGTCGATCCTCGGCTTCGGGCTGGTCGGTGCCGGGCTGTCGACCCTCTTCCCGACGGTGATCGGGGCCGCGGGGCGAATGCGCGATGCACCGACCGGCACGGTGATCGCCACGATCACGGCTCTCGGCTACTTCGGCTTCCTCGCCGGCCCGCCGCTGATTGGGCTGCTGGCCGATGTGGCCGGACTGCGCGCGGCGCTCAGCGTGGTCGTGGCCCTGGCTCTCCTGGTGGTTGCGTTCGCGGGGAGCGCCCGCGACTGA
- a CDS encoding M20 family metallopeptidase, which yields MVDEQWLRAASDTEEAVTLTSQLVAIRSYPGEEGAVQRAVAEWLRENGLEPELMPTEGDRPNVVARVENGEGPTLLLNGHVDTVLAAAGWSSDPWQARREGDRLYGLGAGDMKAGVAAAMLITRALAQRRDLWRGTVIFTSVVDEEAYSIGARALIDAGIRADACIVTEPSWDHPTLGGVGKVLVRGDVIGRASHGSLPEEGINAAVEAARLIARLDEMPLGQHPKMKSSQSVLSLHSGSEQYVITVPERARFTINRHIVPGETNESVLAEMRALADSLNSPATFEFAIDPPYYPPWEQPVDHPLVERFSRAYAAELGKEPEFGYFPGVSDANYFSADAGIPTIQFGPRAVGLHQRDEWVDIPTIGGTIRVILRLALDLLQ from the coding sequence ATGGTAGACGAGCAATGGCTGCGTGCCGCCTCCGACACGGAGGAGGCCGTAACGCTGACCTCCCAGCTCGTCGCGATCCGCAGCTACCCAGGCGAGGAGGGCGCGGTCCAGCGCGCGGTTGCCGAGTGGCTGCGGGAGAACGGGCTGGAGCCCGAGCTGATGCCGACCGAGGGCGATCGGCCAAACGTGGTGGCTCGGGTCGAGAACGGCGAGGGGCCGACGCTGCTGCTCAACGGGCACGTCGATACGGTCCTCGCCGCAGCGGGATGGTCGAGCGACCCGTGGCAGGCGCGACGCGAGGGGGACCGGCTCTACGGGCTCGGCGCGGGCGACATGAAGGCCGGCGTCGCCGCCGCGATGCTCATCACTCGTGCCCTCGCCCAGCGGCGTGATCTCTGGCGGGGGACGGTGATCTTCACCTCGGTCGTCGACGAGGAGGCCTACTCCATCGGCGCCCGCGCGTTGATCGACGCCGGGATCCGCGCCGATGCCTGCATCGTCACCGAGCCGTCATGGGATCATCCGACGCTTGGGGGAGTCGGCAAGGTGCTCGTGCGCGGCGACGTGATCGGCCGCGCCTCACACGGCTCACTGCCGGAGGAGGGCATCAACGCCGCGGTCGAGGCGGCCCGGCTCATCGCGCGCCTGGACGAGATGCCGCTCGGGCAACATCCCAAGATGAAGTCCTCGCAGTCGGTTCTGAGCCTGCATAGCGGCTCGGAGCAGTACGTCATCACCGTGCCGGAGCGAGCACGCTTCACCATCAACCGCCACATCGTGCCGGGCGAGACGAACGAGAGCGTGCTGGCGGAGATGCGTGCGCTGGCGGACTCGCTCAACTCCCCAGCGACCTTCGAGTTCGCCATCGACCCGCCCTACTACCCGCCCTGGGAGCAGCCAGTTGACCACCCGCTGGTGGAGCGCTTCAGCCGCGCCTACGCCGCAGAACTCGGCAAGGAGCCGGAATTCGGCTACTTCCCGGGCGTGTCTGACGCGAACTACTTCTCCGCGGACGCGGGAATTCCGACGATCCAGTTCGGCCCGCGCGCCGTGGGGCTGCACCAGCGCGACGAGTGGGTCGACATCCCCACCATCGGCGGCACGATCCGGGTCATCCTGCGTCTGGCGCTCGACCTGCTCCAGTAA
- a CDS encoding sensor histidine kinase, producing MPARGRAEWLTIAVISASLVLATGVEFVLPRGYLAPSLYAIPMLIATRRGSPRLVTIVAAVAAAFYLGCAFSQEAPVAAVIAGMLGILAMAGLAIELARHRLGTLRRATTAEEADAESRRILESIGDGFVALDAQGRFTYVNRRAEDLLKVPREELLGNTLQAVWPNTEDAFFVEAISQALSEQIPRQFEAYHAHGDAWLEVRVTPTDGGVTVYFRDVTERHRAEQAQEEAAAARAAGARRVAFLAEMSRELAAVEPNYAAILQRVADLAVPELADWCLVYLADPVAGFRRVAVTHADPADADLAATLLATPIPARTQALLNQLVEGQGPMVGSAVDWATARRDLPLEEDVLGRAFQVSSFVAVPLVPRNRMLGAIVWLRRAGSKPYEPIDSAFLEEVARRSALSVDNARLYQEAREAIKARDEFLSVAAHELRTPLTSIKGYIQLLDRRLAIEQPDIAALRASMEKLRPQLARFERIVRDLLDISRIDRGHLALQREPCDLAAIAREVFDAVEHSVDHDPAQPMRLSVPDTLPGIWDGARITQVLANLLSNALKFSTGRGEVVMEVRREGTHAVICVRDQGVGMTEEEQSRVFEPFFRADSIVGHIPGTGLGLHITKRIVELHGGSITVESTPRIGSTFTVRLPLTPPDPVSIARPSGATDVSRETG from the coding sequence GTGCCGGCGCGCGGTCGGGCTGAGTGGCTGACAATTGCCGTCATCAGCGCGTCGCTCGTCCTGGCGACCGGCGTGGAGTTTGTCCTACCTCGCGGCTATCTGGCGCCATCGCTCTATGCCATCCCGATGTTGATTGCAACGCGGCGTGGTTCCCCGCGCCTGGTGACGATTGTCGCGGCCGTCGCCGCGGCATTCTACCTCGGTTGTGCCTTTTCGCAGGAAGCCCCTGTCGCAGCGGTGATCGCGGGCATGCTGGGGATCCTGGCCATGGCCGGCCTGGCGATCGAGCTTGCCCGTCATCGCCTGGGCACCCTCCGGCGCGCCACGACGGCCGAAGAGGCCGACGCCGAATCGCGGCGCATCCTGGAGAGCATCGGCGACGGCTTCGTCGCTCTCGATGCCCAGGGCCGCTTCACATATGTCAACCGGCGAGCGGAAGATCTCCTCAAGGTGCCACGCGAGGAGCTGTTGGGGAACACCCTGCAGGCCGTGTGGCCCAACACAGAAGACGCATTCTTCGTGGAGGCGATCTCGCAGGCGCTTAGCGAGCAGATTCCGCGGCAGTTCGAAGCGTACCACGCCCACGGCGACGCCTGGTTGGAGGTCCGCGTTACTCCGACGGACGGCGGCGTCACCGTCTACTTCCGCGATGTGACCGAGCGCCACCGGGCTGAGCAGGCCCAAGAAGAAGCGGCCGCGGCGCGGGCCGCTGGGGCACGCCGGGTTGCGTTCCTGGCGGAGATGAGCCGCGAGCTGGCGGCGGTCGAGCCCAACTATGCGGCCATACTCCAGCGCGTCGCTGATCTGGCGGTCCCGGAACTGGCGGACTGGTGCCTGGTCTACCTCGCCGATCCGGTCGCGGGCTTCCGGCGCGTCGCGGTGACCCATGCCGACCCGGCTGACGCGGACCTAGCCGCGACGCTGCTGGCCACCCCGATCCCCGCCAGAACCCAGGCGCTGCTGAACCAGCTCGTGGAGGGGCAGGGACCGATGGTGGGGTCGGCCGTAGATTGGGCGACCGCCCGGCGGGACCTGCCACTGGAGGAAGACGTGCTCGGCCGCGCCTTCCAGGTCTCCTCGTTCGTGGCCGTTCCGCTTGTCCCGCGCAACCGGATGCTCGGCGCGATCGTCTGGCTTCGCCGCGCCGGGTCTAAGCCATACGAGCCCATCGACAGCGCCTTCCTGGAGGAGGTCGCCCGCCGCAGCGCGCTGAGCGTGGACAACGCCCGGCTGTACCAGGAGGCACGAGAGGCGATCAAGGCACGAGATGAGTTCCTGTCGGTCGCGGCCCACGAGCTGCGCACCCCACTGACGAGTATCAAGGGGTACATCCAACTGCTGGATCGACGCCTGGCCATTGAGCAGCCGGACATCGCGGCACTGCGGGCCTCGATGGAGAAGCTGCGCCCCCAACTGGCGCGCTTCGAGCGCATCGTCCGCGACCTCCTCGACATCTCGCGCATCGACCGCGGGCACCTCGCCCTCCAGCGCGAGCCGTGCGATCTCGCGGCAATCGCCCGCGAGGTTTTCGACGCGGTCGAGCACAGCGTCGACCACGATCCGGCGCAACCGATGCGGTTGTCCGTCCCGGACACCCTCCCGGGCATCTGGGACGGAGCACGCATTACACAGGTCCTCGCCAACCTGCTGTCGAACGCCCTCAAGTTCTCGACCGGTCGTGGAGAGGTGGTGATGGAGGTCCGCCGCGAGGGCACGCACGCCGTGATCTGCGTGCGGGACCAGGGAGTCGGGATGACCGAGGAGGAGCAGTCGCGGGTCTTCGAACCCTTCTTCCGCGCCGACAGCATCGTCGGGCACATCCCCGGCACCGGTCTGGGGCTCCACATCACCAAGCGCATCGTCGAACTTCATGGCGGGAGCATCACCGTCGAGAGCACGCCTCGCATCGGCAGCACGTTCACGGTGCGCCTTCCCCTGACACCCCCCGACCCTGTGTCCATTGCGCGCCCAAGCGGCGCGACGGATGTCTCACGCGAAACCGGGTGA
- a CDS encoding putative bifunctional diguanylate cyclase/phosphodiesterase, with translation MVGRIGGAFFTLSGVVTLATLLLPSRPLHVLGVALVATAAIGIGIAVWLLPWGSWSRRAPLTLVPVAFTLIAIHNYFARDEPARFGLFFIVTFTWIGLACPRWTSLPFVPLMIVAYVTPLVVTGTSIATALSAAVCTAPVCVLVAEAIAWVGARLRVAQRSLRESEVRFRSLVQHASDVVAVLGPDGTARYVSPAIQHVLGYRPEDLIGTSVFDRIHPDDLPHARAQLTEIVLGRGAMPPTQFRYRRADGSWVYVEATATNLLDNPAVGGIVINARDISERKRFEKELVHQAYHDPLTGLPNRVFLQRRLADSLAQAARERTRVALLFIDLDNFKLINDSLGHDAGDRVLSELGKRLLGCIRCGDMAARFGGDEFMVLINGTPGTDAALAAADRLAATLAEPFVVDGHELVITTSIGVALGGDPDDRPEDLIRNADAAMHRAKLLGKARRVVFDPAMYAQAVERLALERDLRHGLERGEFQIYYQPVLDVRTRRPVEVEALVRWHHPERGLISPGEFIPIAEETGLIVPLGHWVLAEACRQLAAWRTAFPDCAPSAVSVNLSARQFRHPSLTADIAQILAETGLPPASLKLEITESVMMDDTASTLEALRDLKQLGVQLAVDDFGTGYSSLSYLKRFPTDAMKIDRSFARGLDQSREDQALVEAMIAAANALRLQVTVEGVETEEQLEFLERVGCDLVQGFLFAPPMPPDEVARFLHTGLQTSGFHPPALL, from the coding sequence GTGGTCGGGCGCATAGGAGGTGCGTTCTTCACCCTGAGCGGCGTGGTCACGCTGGCCACGCTGCTGCTGCCCTCTAGGCCGCTCCACGTCCTCGGAGTCGCACTCGTCGCCACCGCGGCCATCGGCATCGGCATCGCCGTCTGGCTCCTTCCCTGGGGGTCCTGGAGCCGACGGGCGCCGCTCACGCTGGTTCCCGTCGCCTTCACGCTGATCGCCATCCACAACTACTTCGCCCGTGACGAGCCCGCTCGGTTCGGGCTCTTCTTCATTGTGACCTTCACCTGGATTGGGCTCGCGTGCCCGCGGTGGACATCGCTTCCGTTCGTCCCTCTGATGATCGTTGCCTACGTCACCCCCCTCGTCGTCACCGGCACCTCCATCGCCACCGCGTTGAGCGCTGCCGTGTGCACGGCGCCGGTCTGCGTGCTGGTCGCCGAGGCGATCGCCTGGGTGGGAGCACGCCTCCGGGTCGCCCAGCGTTCACTCCGGGAGAGCGAAGTCCGGTTTCGGTCGCTGGTACAGCACGCATCAGACGTCGTCGCCGTCCTTGGTCCGGATGGAACCGCGCGCTACGTGAGCCCTGCAATCCAACACGTGCTGGGCTACCGTCCGGAGGACCTGATCGGGACGTCCGTTTTCGATCGAATCCATCCGGACGACCTCCCACACGCCCGAGCGCAACTAACGGAGATCGTCCTCGGTCGTGGCGCGATGCCGCCGACCCAGTTCCGCTATCGTCGCGCCGACGGATCGTGGGTCTATGTGGAGGCGACCGCCACCAACCTGCTCGATAACCCGGCCGTCGGCGGCATCGTCATCAACGCGCGCGACATCAGCGAGCGGAAGCGGTTCGAGAAAGAATTGGTCCACCAGGCGTACCACGACCCGCTGACCGGCTTGCCGAACCGCGTCTTCCTCCAGCGGCGCCTCGCCGACTCCCTGGCCCAGGCCGCTCGGGAGCGTACCAGGGTCGCGCTCCTCTTCATCGATCTCGACAACTTCAAGCTCATCAACGACAGCCTCGGCCACGATGCTGGAGATCGGGTCCTGAGCGAACTCGGGAAGCGTCTTCTCGGCTGTATCCGGTGCGGCGACATGGCGGCCCGCTTCGGCGGCGATGAGTTCATGGTGCTGATCAACGGCACCCCAGGGACGGACGCGGCGCTTGCTGCGGCCGACCGGCTGGCGGCTACCCTCGCCGAGCCATTCGTCGTAGACGGCCACGAGCTGGTCATTACCACATCGATTGGTGTTGCGCTGGGTGGCGACCCGGACGATCGGCCCGAGGACTTGATCCGCAATGCCGACGCGGCGATGCACCGGGCCAAGCTGCTGGGGAAGGCGCGGCGCGTCGTCTTCGACCCCGCCATGTACGCCCAGGCGGTGGAGCGACTCGCCCTGGAGCGCGACCTCCGCCACGGGCTTGAGCGGGGGGAGTTCCAGATCTACTACCAGCCAGTGCTCGACGTCCGCACCCGCCGACCGGTGGAAGTCGAGGCGCTGGTGCGCTGGCACCACCCTGAACGCGGCCTGATCTCGCCCGGCGAGTTCATCCCGATCGCCGAGGAGACCGGGCTCATCGTGCCGTTGGGACACTGGGTACTGGCCGAGGCGTGCCGCCAACTCGCCGCATGGCGCACGGCGTTCCCCGACTGCGCCCCGAGCGCAGTAAGCGTCAACCTCTCCGCGCGGCAGTTCCGCCACCCGTCGCTGACCGCGGACATTGCTCAGATCCTTGCCGAAACGGGCCTGCCGCCGGCGTCGCTCAAGCTGGAGATCACCGAGAGCGTGATGATGGACGACACCGCTTCAACCCTCGAGGCCCTCCGCGACCTGAAGCAACTGGGCGTCCAGTTGGCCGTCGACGACTTCGGCACCGGGTACTCCTCGCTCTCCTACCTCAAGCGCTTTCCGACCGACGCGATGAAGATTGACCGATCCTTCGCGCGCGGCCTGGACCAGAGCCGCGAGGATCAGGCCCTGGTTGAGGCGATGATCGCCGCCGCCAATGCCCTGCGGCTCCAGGTCACGGTCGAGGGAGTTGAGACCGAGGAGCAGCTCGAGTTCCTCGAACGGGTCGGCTGCGACCTGGTGCAAGGATTCCTGTTCGCACCACCAATGCCGCCCGATGAGGTAGCCCGTTTCTTGCACACCGGACTCCAAACGAGCGGCTTCCACCCCCCGGCATTACTGTGA